The Sus scrofa isolate TJ Tabasco breed Duroc chromosome X, Sscrofa11.1, whole genome shotgun sequence genome has a segment encoding these proteins:
- the DYNLT3 gene encoding dynein light chain Tctex-type 3, with protein sequence MEEYHRPCDEIGFNADEAHNIVKECIDGVLGGEDYNQNNINQWTASIVEQSLTHLVKLGKAYKYIVTCAVVQRSAYGFHTASSCFWDTTSDGTCTVRWENRTMNCIVNVFAIAIVL encoded by the exons ATGGAGGAGTACCACCGCCCCTGCGATGAG ATTGGCTTCAATGCGGATGAAGCCCACAATATTGTTAAAGAG TGTATAGATGGGGTCTTGGGAGGTGAAGATTATAATCAGAATAACATCAACCAATGGACCGCAAGCATAGTGGAACAATCCTTAACACATCTGGTTAAGCTGGGAAAAGCTTATAAATATATTG tgaCCTGTGCAGTGGTCCAGAGGAGTGCATATGGCTTTCACACAGCCAGCTCATGTTTTTGGGACACCACATCTGATG gCACCTGTACTGTAAGATGGGAGAACCGAACCATGAACTGTATCGTCAATGTCTTTGCCATTGCTATTGTCCTGTAA